The sequence GAGAGCCATCGGCCTGTAGCGTGGTGATGGATAGTGACCGGTGCCTCTGCTAGCAGCCTTACCACCCCATTGTGCAGCTCCGGGTTTGAAGCCCGATTACCTGATTTCTCATTTGGTTCTGTAgtccacatgcacatgcacgcttTCACAAAAACAATAACGGATTTtccaaaaacaaaccaaaacaagatCTCTGCGGGGCCAACATGGGGCTATGATATCGCCAAGCaagcacttttttttatttaattcataacaGCGATGGATCGCTATCAGTCGATCACTGATCAATGCCAGCATGCTGTGCTACAAAGTATAGTGTGTCGTGTTTCCAAGGCGATACAGATTAAATAACATTgaatggggggggagggggttctgTTGAGCAGAGGAAGCCGTGTGGTGTGAAGACACTCGGGCTCATTTGTGGCGAAAGGTGGAGCCCTGGGGGGGGCCCCCCTGGGTAACACAAGCAGCTCAGAGGACGTCTCTGTGTCCTGAAGGTTATTTGTAAACACAGATGAAAGCCTGAGAATCACAGTGCACGGAGCTGTCATCTGGGTACACAGTGTAGCCAATTGATACAAGACAACTAGTATTATATTTTACCACCTCATTCTAAGCGTTCCCCCCCTCCAACTATCTATCGTGATGACGCGTATCCTATCTGTTTAGtgtagtgtgcatgtgtgtgtgcgcttctgtgtgtgtgtgtgtgtgtgtgtgtgcgtgcgtgcgtgctctcgtgctgtgtgtgtgtgtgtgtgtgtgtgtgtgtgtgtgtgtgtgtgtgtgtgtgtgtgtgtgtgtgtgtgtgtgtgtgtgtgcatgtgtttggcggtgtgtgtgcccgtgctctcgtgctgtttgtgtgtatgtgtgtgtgtgtgtgtgtgcttgtgtgcgtgtgcttgtgtgtgtgtgtgcgtgtggatgtgtgtgtgtgggtatgtgtgtgtatgtgtgtgtatgaatgtgtgtgtgtgtgtgtgtgtgtgtgtgtgtgtgtgtgtgtgtgtgtgtgtgtgtgtgtgtgtgtgtgtgtgtgtgtatgtgtgtgtttgtgtgtgtgtgtgtgtgtgtgtgtgtgtgtgtgtgtgtgtgtgtgtgtgtgtgtgtgtgtgtgtgtgtgtgtgtgtgtgtgtgtgtgtgtgtgtgtgtgtgtgtgtggagagagataaaggtaGATGAAGCATGAGTGGCAGACGGTGAACTAACCGCACCGTGCTGTTAGAAGACGGCTGGCTGCCTGACGGACGAGTTCGCGCTTTGTGTGCGGTGAGACGGGCCCTCTCCCGCACTGGACGGACTACTGCGGGGCGAGAAACAGTTGCGTAAATCACTCTTTGTTACACCTTTTGGGATGGTATTGATTGTATTGATCATTTTATATTCATTACTGTGGAATAAACGCTCGATTTCTTATAAAACATTAGCGTTTAAACGTCCCCTGATTGTTCAAATCGGTGGTATAATTGATTTGAAATCGATTATTTGACGACCTCGTTTGGttttttttgggttgtttttttaCGAAAATACTTTGTTCTCCGGGTAGGAACAGAGCTGTGGCATAGTTGCTGGCGCAAGTCCATGCGCAAATATTGGCCCAAAAGACACTTGTGATGCCACAAATTCCTCATGTGATAGTTTCATGTCCGTCTAAATAACACCACGCAAGCAAAACTATGTCAGTGTAAAATATGTTTACTTTCCTGTCTATTCTATTCGATGTCTATTCTATTCGATGTGCTGCAAATAGCCTATAAGAGAACATAACATCACAACTCTGCAACCATTATATTCTTACGACAAACGCGCCAAAATTATCCGAACGACattgattttattatttatagtccTGAATTTATCTGCAAATAAAATATAGATTTGTCAAAAATTACTTGATTTGAATTGTCCTTACGGCTGCCCCTCCTATGAGATGTCACACTGCCACCAATTATTTGACATATAGAAAATGGCTACATAATAACATAATGTGTTGCATTGGCAAGTTTAAGTCTttcgttttcaaaataaataggATGTTTATTGCGACCCAACCAAACAACCATCCTCACTGAAGATGATAGGATCATGTCATGATTTGATCTGGCCATAAAACCAATATAATCCTAGCCAGTAGGCCTTTGAAACCCCTTTTTAAGTGCTGTGCATTTACAATTTGTGTTagctactttttatttttttaactctttcttacttatttttattttattttttttaccacgTAGGCCTATATTGGCTTATAACAAACAGTTGAATAAAGTGTGTGGTTATATAGTCGGCTTAATGCTGACCGACTGGTGAATTTACGTTATTCATCACCTTTACCAAACTTTCTTATCAACCAATATATCTACTTAGAAATATATTGAGCTAAAATCTAAGAGtacataatcgtcttcaaataAGTGTGACCACCTTTTTTCGAAATAGCGCGTAAAACGACTCGATCAGATTTTAGTGCAActgtaagaaaataaatatatataaatatatatgggcCAATTGTCAGGTTGAATGATAGTTAATATGATTATTACTATTTTTAAATGATTACTGAAACAGTATACATTTTAAGTCCTTCTACTCCAGGACCAATGAagcgagaaaaaaaaatattggtaTCTTGGTATGATAAAAAAAAGCTTGTGAATGCTACAAATCATTAGGTATTCAGTTCACAACATAGGTCGGTGGCTCTGTCTTTCATGCAGTGCAGCTACTGGGTGCCATGTTGGCCAGTAAAGGCTATCTGTCTGACATGCAGAGAGATCACCATAGGGCTGAAATGAAATCAGGATGGTAGGCTTAACTCCGCTGATGCTGCCAGAGCCAGCGGAATAGGAAGTATAGCTTCGGAAAGGAGGGAAGTTGGAAAGGATGAAGGAACAAAGAGAgacggaaggaaggaaggaaggaagcaaggaaggaaggaaggacgaAATCAAaaaagagggatggatggaaggcAGGGAGGCAAGGGAAGAAGAATGAAGGAGCcaaagagagcagaagagaggaaATCAATAGCGATTCAGAGCAAGTCAGATAAGCCTGAACAATGTATAGACACACTCTATAACCCAGTCACACACATCTGGCTGATGTGGGCACATGGACAactggacaaacacacacacacacaaacacacacacacatacacacacacacacacacacacacacacacacacacacacacacacacacacacacacacacacacacacacacacacacacagatgtgcacacACTAAGTGAGATGTGCTCGCAATGCCTCCATAAAGATGCATTACAAACCCCATAAAGCATTGCAACCTTTAAAAATCAAATGACATCACAACCTTGGATTGCTGTGAAGATGTGCTGACATGAGCAGAATGCGGTCATTACTGTGGCTGTGGAAGCACCATGCCTCAGAGCTCTTTGTCTCAGTACACGGCGCTGGGATGAACAACATCAGTCACTCCGGTTCAGATCAGAACTCACTCAGCATGACGATTGTCAAAGACAAACCGAATGAAGGTATGATGTCAGCTCCGTTGTGCCCGGGTGGAGCGGGTTAATCGGTTGAACAGAACGCTAACAGGACCGCAGAAAGTGGAGCGCGATGTCTTGCGGGCCCCTGCGTGTTATTGGTTTTGTTTCTCTGTATGGATGTCAGGTGGGTGTTTGAGTTGTAGGATGAAACATCAGCTCAGACGACACTAACAAACCCTGGAGCAAGTGTCAGGTGGGGATCAGGTGTgtaagtggttgtgtgtgtgtgtgtgtgtgtgtgtatatatgtgtgtgtgtagggagagaaaccggcgtgtgtgtgtttttgtgtgtgtgcagtactcGACTGTTAACCACACATTTGACTTTGCTTACCCAGAAGATGCCGTTACAAGTGCTAACACCACCACTCACAGCCTCTCCCTCTTCCGCggccctcccctctgtctcccttatACTTATCAATTATTAAGGCCTGCATCGATCCTTTCACTGCCCTGCCTCTATCTGACTGTTCACACAAAGCCCCACCCAACCAGCCCTCCCACCATCACCGGTGGCTCCCCTTCTCCCATTCATCTCCCCACCTCTCACCACCGTTGTTCACTGGATTTGTTTTCACTCACTTGGCCTTGTGTAAACACGGTTGTTTTCTAGAACAGGattgttgttttctattggagTCAGAATGGAGGAGATATGCTACCTCATTATTGATAACACAGGGCAGTCTGGCAAGGCATATAGGCTGACAGGACAAAAAGAGAGGCAGCGTGTTTGACCTGACAGTAGAGCTATTCttctcctggtgtgtgtgtgtgtgtgtgtgtgtgtgtgtgtgtgtgtgtgtgtgtgtgtgtgtgtgtgtgtgtgtgtgtgtgtgtgtgtgtgtgtgtgtgtgtggttgtgtgtgtgtgtgtgtgtgtgtgtgtgtgtgtgtgtgtgtttgtgtgtgtgtgtgtttgtgtatgtatgtgtttgtgtacgtgtatgtctttgtttgtgtgtgtgtgtgtgtgtgtgtgtgtgtgtgtgtgtgtgtgtgtgtgtgtgtgtgtgtgtgtgtgtgtgtgtgtgtgtgtttgtgtttgtgtgtgttagtgtgtgtgtgtgtgtgtgtgtgtgtgtgtgtgtgtgtgtgtgtgtgtgtgtgttaacacatGCCACTCTTTGTTTATGAGGTTGCGTTGCCATCACCAGGCCAATCAACCTGCCTGCGTGTTGCCATGCTAACCACCGGGATGACTGCTGGTGTTATCGTGataaaagaagaggaagaagaagaaggcgtgtgtgagtgtccgtgcatgcgtgtggtgtgcatgtgtgtatgtgcctctgtatgagacaatgtgtgtgtgtgtgtgtgtgtgtgtgtgtgtgtgtgtgtgtgtgtgtgtgtgtgtgtgtgtgtgtgtgtgtgtgtgtgtgtgtgtgtgtgtgtgtgtgtgtgtgtgtgtgtgtgtcagtgtgtgtttaggaaagagagggagagctagcgagtagtaaagagagagatagaggaagaaagagagagtgagagagactgggggttgggtgggggaaACAGTCTTATTGATCTGCTCTGTGCAAAGCCAGGCAAACATAGAAAGCACTGTGCTACACTATTAAtgctccatctatctatctatatatacctATCCGTCTATCTACCTACCTATCAATCCGTTTATCCGTTTactcatctatctatctatctatctatctatctatctatctatctatctatctgtctgtctgtctgtctgtctgtctgtctgtctgtctgtctgtctgtctgtctgtctgtctgtctgtctgtctgtctgtctgtctgtctgtctgtctgtctgtctgtctatctgtttgcctgttggtctgtctgtctgtatatatatatctatttaactatatgtatctatattttGACATACCTGTTTATATTTGTCTttctatgtatctatatatgtacAGATTTATCAATCTatctgatgagagagagagagaaagagagagagagagagagagagagagagagagagagagagagagagagagagagagagagagagagagagagagagagagagagagagagagagagagagagagagagagagaaagagagagagagagagagagagagagagagagagagagagagagagagagagagagagagagagagagagagttaggtaggcctatctactTATAGGCTGATCTATATgtaaatatctatatctatcaaGCTAGCTATCTAGATCTAGCGATATACCGTTCACCTTTTCCCTAGTCATTTCTTTAGCAATACTAGGCTGTAAACGTTATTTTTTAGCATGTTGGGCATGTTTTTTGTGTGGGGGGAGAAAAATGACAAGAAAAGCGAAGCTCAACCACTAGGCCAACAATGAATAAGAAACCCATGTGTGTCTAAATGTAGAGCTCTTACTACGGGGTACTAAATGAAAAGCCAGGGAGGGTGTGCGGTTATTGCGTCTTTCAGCTCCGATAGGAGCATCGATCCGTGTGCCACATTTAAAAGGGAGAGTGGGAACTGGCGTATCGATCAGGCTCCAGGGGTCACGTGCCCCCGCTGCCTGCCCCGctcccgtctcctctcctcacgcAACTAGTTGGCCGTGCAGCCTCCCCGTCTGTTACCAGCTGGagccggggggtgggggtgtgtctgtgtgtgggggggaattcttttttttttttgtgaatctAGGTCCAAAAAACACGTTGCAAAGTCGCAATTACGCTCTTCAACAAGTTTGTGGAGAAATAAAAATACACTCTGATTTAAAAAGATAAGAACAAAAAATGTAGTAGTCAAATTAGATAGACGGCTCCTCTATCCATTTGAAATGGTGTAAAGTTGAAAGCATTGGTTCAAAGTGCCGAAGTAAGGCCGACCACACACTGAGCGCGTGCTGGTTCCACAGCAGGCCactgtccgtggtgctgaatCACTCACATCCACTCCTCGTCATGGGTTGATTTTAAATAATGACAGATGAGTTATTACAAGCAAAGGAAGAGAACATCCCAGTTGATTCATACTTATTGTGATCATCTGAATTTagctcttcttttttttttttttttacagaaggGAATCGATTATTAACGGCAACTTACCAGCGAGCCGAAGAGCAGACATCCGCTGAAACTCTGGCTCCTGCAGCCACTTCCACATCCTCCGGAAGGTCTCACGACCCGACTTGAGTTTACTCCAGGGTTTGGGGTTCCTTAGCAGGTCCGACAGGGTGCCCTGGGATCGGCATAGGATCCTCTGGGCGAAAATGGCCTGCGGGATCGAGTAGCGCTTCAACTCCGCCGTTATCCTCTGAGCCACCTCCTTGGTGTTGATCTCCTCCGCCTGGATGCCCGACCCCCCGCCCTGCCCGCCCGCCTGGCAGTGCCGCTCCCGCTCCCCCAGCATCACCGCCCCGTTCGCCTGCGCGTGGAGGTGGctgtgggggtgatggtgcaTGCCGTTGAGGTTGGAGATCatgccgtggccgtggccgccTAGGCTCCTGGCCAGGTGCTCCTGGTCACTCCGCGAGAGCATCGACGCGTGGGACTCGAAGCCCGACACCGGGGACAGCATCTTCCCCTCGGCGGAGAGGTGAGCGCCCGGCCCGTAGGCGGACAGCGGCTGCTGGGAGTTGTGCAAAGATCCCAGCCCGTTAGACAGCGGAGAAAGCGAGCCGTGTCCCATGCCGGACACGGGCATCTCTTTGGGATAGTGGGAGTACAGGTTACCCATGGATGCGAGCCCCCGGTGGTCGTCCCGCATGAGCGTAAAGCTGCCGCTGACGTTCCCGGCGGAGAGTCGCTgatgggcggcggcggcgtggtgGTGGGAGTGTGGGTGCGGGTGGTGGAACTTGTCGGACACGGTGGATATTGGAGGTAGGTGctggagaggggtgagggtggcGTAACTGTTTGGGAGACTCATCCCGGACTCGCACATGCTGATGGACGGGTGGAGGTGTCCGGAGAGCCCCGAGTGGTCCGTCCTGTAGTCCCCGCCGGACCCGTCGAGGATAGATGCCATGCTGGAGACCATGGCTGACCGCGCGCCCTGGGCGTGCGAGACCAGGTTCCGG is a genomic window of Gadus morhua chromosome 8, gadMor3.0, whole genome shotgun sequence containing:
- the LOC115549469 gene encoding hepatocyte nuclear factor 6-like, encoding MELTMENLGNLHGVSSHAQAGELMSSPHARPSPSPGSSHRNLVSHAQGARSAMVSSMASILDGSGGDYRTDHSGLSGHLHPSISMCESGMSLPNSYATLTPLQHLPPISTVSDKFHHPHPHSHHHAAAAHQRLSAGNVSGSFTLMRDDHRGLASMGNLYSHYPKEMPVSGMGHGSLSPLSNGLGSLHNSQQPLSAYGPGAHLSAEGKMLSPVSGFESHASMLSRSDQEHLARSLGGHGHGMISNLNGMHHHPHSHLHAQANGAVMLGERERHCQAGGQGGGSGIQAEEINTKEVAQRITAELKRYSIPQAIFAQRILCRSQGTLSDLLRNPKPWSKLKSGRETFRRMWKWLQEPEFQRMSALRLAACKRKEQEQGRERSQLPKKQRLVFTDLQRRTLVAIFRENRRPSKEMQVTISQQLGLELSTVSNFFMNSRRRSRDLWATEDQSHGVHGHLHHGNTNNHNHNHNHNNNNNNNIHNHNHNNNVHHSPIQPGTSSAPTFSKA